AGAACTGGTTCGATTGTTGTGCTGAGGCACCGAAGGCGACCAGAGGGAAATCAAACTCATGGAAGAGGCGTATTTCAAGTGCCAGAGCAGCCTAGCCACCGTCTACCAGAGGAATTTGGCGGAAACGAGTGGCTCGTTGACGAACTGTACGAGCGTTACCAGCAGGACAAGAACACGGTAGATGCCAAGTGGTGGCCCCTGTTCGAATCCTTCGACGCCGGTGACAGCGCGTCTTCCAACGGGGCCTCGGGTGCAGCGGCTCCCGCAGATCCCGCAACCCGCGAACTTCCAGTTGTAGCTCCCGCTCCGGCAGCACCGGCATCGTCGCCGGCGAAACCTGCAGCGGCCGCAGCTGCGCAGCCGGCATCCCCCCAGACCCCTTCCGCCCAGCCGCAGGCAGCTCCGGCTGCAGCACCGGCGAAGAAAGCACCTGCCACTGTTGCCCGCGACGGCGCAAAGAAGCCCGAAACCGCAGGCACCCCGCCCATCCCCGCCCAGCTGCCCAAGAACATCAAGGCCCCCACCGCTCCGGAAGAGGACGTCGTCTCCGTCCTCCGCGGACCGGCGAAGGCCATCGCTTCCAACATGGTCACCAGCCTGGAAGTTCCCACGGCCACCAGCGTCCGCGCCATTCCGGCCAAGCTGCTGATCGACAACCGCGTGGTCATCAACTCCAACCTGGCCCGCGCCCGCGGCGGCAAGGTTTCCTTCACGCACCTGATCGGCTATGCCGTCATCCGGGCCCTGTCCCAGTTCCCCTCCATGAACGTCTATTACGACGAAGTGGACGGCAAGCCCGTTGCGGTCCAGCCCGCACACGTGAACTTCGGCATCGCCATCGACATGCCCAAGCCGGACGGCACCCGCCTGCTGATGGTGCCGAACATCAAGAAGGCGGAGACCCTCAACTTCTCCGAGTTCTGGCACACCTACGAGGACCTGATCAAGCGCGCCCGCAATGGCAAGCTGACCGCCGATGACCACTCCGGCACCACGGTCTCCCTCACTAACCCGGGCGGCATCGGCACTGTGCACTCCGTGCCGCGCCTCTCCAAGGGCCAGGCCGCCATTATCGGTGTCGGCGCGCTGGATTACCCGGCCGAGTTCCAAGGGGCCAGCGAGAAGATCATCGCGCAAAACGCCATCAGCAAGGTCCTTACGCTGACGTCCACGTATGACCACCGCGTGATCCAGGGCGCCGGCAGCGGCGAGTTCCTCAAGCTCGTGCACCAGCTGCTGCTGGGTGCCCAGAACTTCTACGACGAAATCTTCGAGTCCCTGCGTATCCCGTACGAGCCTGTGCGCTGGAGCCCGGACCTGCAGGTCGACCCGGCGGACCAGATCAACAAGGTCGCCCGGATCCAGCAGCTGATCCACTCCTACCGCGTGCGCGGGCACCTCATGGCGGACACGGATCCGCTGGAATACGTACAGCGCAAGCACCCGGACCTCGACGTCCTCACCTACGGCCTGACCCTGTGGGACCTCGACCGCGAGTGGCCCACCGGCGGTTTCGGCGGCAAGCCCATGCTTGCGTTCCGCGACATCCTCGGCGTCCTCCGTGACGCCTACTGCCGCACCACCGGCATTGAGTACATGCACATCCAGGACCCGGCCGAGCGCAAGTGGTTCCAGGACCAGCTGGAGCACGAGTACTCCAAGCCGAGCCGCGAAGAGCAGCTGCGCATCGTGTCCAAGCTCAATGCCGCGGAAGCCTTCGAAACCTTCCTGCAGACCAAGTTCGTGGGGCAGAAGAGGTTCTCGCTGGAGGGCGGCGAATCACTGATCCCGCTGCTGGACGCCATCATCTCCGACGCGGCCGACGACGATCTCGACGAAGTTGCGATCGGCATGGCCCACCGCGGCCGCCTGAACGTGCTCACCAACATCGCCGGGAAGACCTACGCACAGGTCTTCCGTGAATTCGAGGGAACCCAGGACCCGCGCTCCGTGCAGGGCTCCGGCGACGTGAAGTACCACCTCGGCACCGAGGGCACCTTCACCTCGGACAGCGGCAAGGAGACCAAGGTCTACCTCGCAGCCAACCCCTCGCACCTCGAGGCCGTGGACTCGGTCCTTGAAGGCATCGTCCGCGCCAAGCAGGACCGCCTGGACCAGGGCGAGGCGTTCCCCGTGCTGCCCATCATGGTGCACGGCGACGCGGCGTTCGCCGGCCAGGGCGTGGTGGCGGAAACGCTCAACCTCTCCCAGCTCCGCGGCTACCGCACCGGCGGTACCATCCACGTCGTGGTCAACAACCAGGTTGGCTTTACCACCGCTCCGTCCTCGTCGCGTTCCTCCACCTACTCCACGGACGTCGCCAAGATGATCCAGGCTCCGGTGTTCCACGTGAACGGCGACGACCCGGAGGCCGTGGTCCGCATCGGCCAGCTCGCCTACGAGTTCCGCCAGCGCTTCCACAAGGACGTTGTCATCGACATGGTCTGCTACCGGCGCCGCGGGCACAACGAGGGCGATGACCCCTCGATGACCCAGCCGCTGATGTACAACCTGATCGAAGCCAAGCGCTCGGTCCGCAAGCTGTACACCGAGTCCTTGATCGGCCGCGGGGACATCACCGAGGAAGAAGCCGAGCAACTGCTCCGCGACTACCAGGAACGGCTGGAGCGGGTCTTCGCCGAGACCCATGCAGCACAGACTTCACCGATCCCGATCATC
Above is a window of Arthrobacter sp. FB24 DNA encoding:
- a CDS encoding multifunctional oxoglutarate decarboxylase/oxoglutarate dehydrogenase thiamine pyrophosphate-binding subunit/dihydrolipoyllysine-residue succinyltransferase subunit, with the translated sequence MPEQPSHRLPEEFGGNEWLVDELYERYQQDKNTVDAKWWPLFESFDAGDSASSNGASGAAAPADPATRELPVVAPAPAAPASSPAKPAAAAAAQPASPQTPSAQPQAAPAAAPAKKAPATVARDGAKKPETAGTPPIPAQLPKNIKAPTAPEEDVVSVLRGPAKAIASNMVTSLEVPTATSVRAIPAKLLIDNRVVINSNLARARGGKVSFTHLIGYAVIRALSQFPSMNVYYDEVDGKPVAVQPAHVNFGIAIDMPKPDGTRLLMVPNIKKAETLNFSEFWHTYEDLIKRARNGKLTADDHSGTTVSLTNPGGIGTVHSVPRLSKGQAAIIGVGALDYPAEFQGASEKIIAQNAISKVLTLTSTYDHRVIQGAGSGEFLKLVHQLLLGAQNFYDEIFESLRIPYEPVRWSPDLQVDPADQINKVARIQQLIHSYRVRGHLMADTDPLEYVQRKHPDLDVLTYGLTLWDLDREWPTGGFGGKPMLAFRDILGVLRDAYCRTTGIEYMHIQDPAERKWFQDQLEHEYSKPSREEQLRIVSKLNAAEAFETFLQTKFVGQKRFSLEGGESLIPLLDAIISDAADDDLDEVAIGMAHRGRLNVLTNIAGKTYAQVFREFEGTQDPRSVQGSGDVKYHLGTEGTFTSDSGKETKVYLAANPSHLEAVDSVLEGIVRAKQDRLDQGEAFPVLPIMVHGDAAFAGQGVVAETLNLSQLRGYRTGGTIHVVVNNQVGFTTAPSSSRSSTYSTDVAKMIQAPVFHVNGDDPEAVVRIGQLAYEFRQRFHKDVVIDMVCYRRRGHNEGDDPSMTQPLMYNLIEAKRSVRKLYTESLIGRGDITEEEAEQLLRDYQERLERVFAETHAAQTSPIPIITADSAAVSDIERPSAQQSDFGINAPASTAISAETLARIGKAHIEIPEGFTVHAKLKQLLEKREQMSREGGIDWGFGEIAAFGSLIMEGVPVRLAGQDSRRGTFVQRHAVFHDRANGNEWLPLGNLSDDQAKLWIYDSLLSEYAAMGFEYGYSVERPDALVLWEAQFGDFVNGAQTIIDEFISSAEQKWGQRSSLVLMLPHGYEGQGPDHSSARIERFLQLCAEENMIVANPTTSASHFHLLRRQAYSRPRKPLIIFTPKQLLRLKAAASSVEDFTTGAFKPVIGEHEQLQADAVERVLLVSGRLYYDLLSTRQKTGDKTTAIVRVEQLYPLPAAEIAAELAKYPNAEVVWAQDEPANQGPWPFMGLNLPEALDRRVKLVSRPASASTAAGSMKRHAAEQDTLLKQAFARK